The Kaustia mangrovi genome has a segment encoding these proteins:
- a CDS encoding ABC transporter permease, with protein sequence MLRYTYLLRASWPRLFDLVYWPTVQLVMWGFLQVYLAGRSDALSLAAGTFLGAVLLWDVLFRGQIGFTISFLEEMWSRNLGHLIVSPLRPAELIAALMTMSVIRVLMGLFPVTLLAIAYFGFNVYEMGLWLVAFFLNLIVTSWAVGLVVCGILLRYGLGAENIAWSLMFLFLPLACVYYPVDVLPGWLQAIALCLAPTYVFEGMRALLLDGVVRPGMMLRAVGLNIVYFTLGATVFALFYRDARRRGQLLSIGE encoded by the coding sequence GTGCTGCGCTACACCTATCTCCTGCGCGCCTCATGGCCGAGGCTGTTCGATCTCGTCTACTGGCCGACCGTGCAGCTCGTCATGTGGGGCTTCCTGCAGGTCTATCTCGCCGGCCGGTCCGACGCGCTGTCGCTGGCAGCGGGAACCTTCCTCGGCGCGGTGCTGCTCTGGGATGTGCTGTTCCGCGGCCAGATCGGCTTCACCATCTCGTTCCTGGAGGAGATGTGGTCGCGCAATCTCGGCCATCTGATAGTGAGTCCGCTGCGCCCGGCCGAACTCATCGCCGCGCTCATGACGATGAGCGTGATCCGCGTGCTGATGGGCCTGTTTCCGGTGACATTGCTGGCCATCGCCTATTTCGGCTTCAATGTCTACGAGATGGGGCTGTGGCTCGTCGCCTTCTTCCTCAACCTGATCGTGACGAGCTGGGCGGTGGGGCTGGTCGTCTGCGGCATTCTCCTGCGCTACGGTCTGGGCGCGGAGAACATCGCCTGGAGCCTCATGTTCCTGTTCCTGCCGCTCGCCTGCGTCTACTACCCCGTCGACGTGCTGCCGGGCTGGCTCCAGGCCATTGCGCTCTGCCTTGCGCCGACCTATGTCTTCGAGGGCATGCGCGCCCTGTTGCTCGACGGGGTCGTTCGGCCCGGCATGATGCTCCGAGCGGTCGGGCTCAATATCGTCTATTTCACCCTCGGCGCCACGGTCTTCGCCCTGTTTTACCGGGACGCACGCCGGCGCGGACAACTGCTCTCCATCGGCGAATGA
- a CDS encoding SCO family protein translates to MSRRTTFIAVVTALIAVVALAGLGYSFLMRPPGPVAGSGEAEIGGAFTLTDQNGDRVSDADFRGKYMLIYFGYTYCPDVCPTELQVMSAALDEIGPAAQKIQPLFITVDPERDTVDQLSDYMGNFHEAFLGLTGTPEEIAKAAKAYRVYYEKVEDSSSTVGYLMDHSSFVYLMGPDGKFIKVFSYGTSPDDMARGIEEAIGG, encoded by the coding sequence ATGAGCCGCAGAACCACCTTCATCGCCGTCGTCACCGCGCTGATCGCGGTCGTCGCGCTCGCGGGGCTCGGCTATTCCTTCCTCATGCGCCCGCCGGGCCCGGTCGCCGGCAGCGGCGAGGCCGAGATCGGCGGCGCCTTCACCCTGACCGACCAGAATGGCGACCGGGTCAGCGACGCCGATTTCCGCGGCAAGTACATGCTGATCTATTTCGGTTACACCTATTGCCCCGACGTCTGCCCGACCGAGCTCCAGGTCATGTCGGCGGCGCTCGACGAGATCGGCCCGGCAGCGCAGAAGATCCAGCCGCTCTTCATCACCGTCGATCCCGAGCGCGACACGGTCGACCAGCTCTCCGACTATATGGGGAACTTCCACGAGGCCTTCCTCGGCCTCACCGGCACGCCGGAGGAAATCGCCAAGGCTGCCAAGGCCTATCGGGTCTATTACGAGAAGGTCGAGGACAGCTCCTCCACCGTCGGCTACCTCATGGACCATTCGAGCTTCGTCTATCTGATGGGGCCGGACGGCAAGTTCATCAAGGTCTTCTCCTACGGCACCAGCCCGGACGACATGGCCCGGGGCATCGAGGAGGCCATTGGCGGATAA
- the recF gene encoding DNA replication/repair protein RecF (All proteins in this family for which functions are known are DNA-binding proteins that assist the filamentation of RecA onto DNA for the initiation of recombination or recombinational repair.), protein MNSALALSRLTLTDFRNYAHMTLETGPEPVVLTGPNGAGKTNLLEAVSLLAPGRGLRAVPYGELARHGAARGWAVAARLGAPDSEIRIGTAWTGGAAADGNGAENARGQSRQVQIDGVMQKSSGALARHVRMLWLTPAMDRLFAGPASDRRRFLDRLVIAFDAEHGARVQAFEKLMRERNRLLEGMRPDPDWLSSLEARMAEAAIAVAASRHTAIEALSALMSANAGADTPGGFPWGRLEIAGELEARIASGPAVEVEERYRSILRESRAADAAAGRTLSGPHRSDLRVVHGPKGTDARQCSTGEQKALLIGIILAHARAIAAALGGQAPVLLLDEVAAHLDETRRNGLFEALQALGVQAWMTGTDAALFAAAAGQARFFEVRDGAVGSPVHQ, encoded by the coding sequence ATCAACAGCGCCCTTGCGCTCAGCAGGCTGACACTCACCGATTTCCGCAACTATGCGCATATGACGCTCGAGACGGGCCCCGAGCCGGTGGTGCTGACCGGACCGAACGGGGCGGGCAAGACCAACCTTCTCGAAGCCGTGTCATTGCTGGCGCCGGGGCGGGGATTGCGGGCGGTGCCCTATGGGGAGCTCGCGCGCCATGGGGCGGCGCGCGGCTGGGCCGTCGCTGCGCGCCTCGGCGCGCCCGACAGCGAGATCAGGATCGGAACGGCCTGGACGGGAGGCGCCGCCGCGGACGGCAATGGCGCGGAGAACGCGCGCGGCCAGTCGCGCCAGGTGCAGATCGACGGCGTCATGCAGAAGAGCTCCGGCGCGCTGGCCCGCCATGTCCGCATGCTCTGGCTCACCCCGGCCATGGACCGGCTGTTCGCCGGCCCGGCCTCCGACCGGCGCCGGTTCCTCGACCGGCTGGTCATCGCCTTCGATGCCGAGCACGGGGCCCGCGTCCAGGCGTTCGAGAAGCTCATGCGCGAGCGCAACCGGCTTCTGGAAGGCATGCGGCCCGACCCGGACTGGCTGTCGAGCCTGGAGGCGCGCATGGCGGAGGCCGCCATCGCCGTCGCCGCCTCGCGGCACACCGCCATCGAGGCGCTGTCGGCCCTGATGTCGGCCAATGCCGGCGCCGACACGCCCGGCGGCTTCCCCTGGGGACGCCTGGAGATCGCTGGCGAGCTGGAGGCGCGGATCGCATCGGGCCCGGCAGTGGAGGTCGAGGAGCGATATCGTAGTATACTGCGCGAATCACGTGCGGCGGATGCCGCGGCCGGGCGCACCCTGTCGGGTCCCCACCGCAGCGATCTCCGTGTCGTTCACGGACCGAAGGGGACCGATGCCAGGCAGTGCTCGACCGGCGAGCAGAAGGCGCTTCTGATCGGGATCATCCTGGCCCATGCCCGCGCGATTGCCGCGGCGCTCGGCGGCCAGGCGCCGGTCCTTCTGCTCGACGAGGTCGCAGCCCACCTCGACGAGACGCGGCGCAACGGGCTGTTCGAGGCCTTGCAGGCGCTGGGCGTGCAGGCCTGGATGACGGGAACGGACGCCGCCCTGTTCGCGGCTGCGGCGGGACAGGCCCGGTTCTTCGAGGTCCGCGACGGCGCGGTCGGAAGCCCGGTTCACCAGTGA
- a CDS encoding M48 family metallopeptidase, whose product MAKDTPTVPLLGQRSLSLEIDGTAVPVAIRRNRRARRFILRMDPKGTGVVVTIPAAAAERDALAFAMRQAGWIRERLDRNSGAVALAHGALIPYRGTPHLIVHEPGRRGTVRREEDALDGPRLNVAGDGRHLARRLTDWLKAQARQDLSEASQRYGEAMGLRYRRLTVRDQTSRWGSCSSTGALSYSWRLILAPPDILDYVAAHEVAHLAEMNHGPRFWALVYRHCSHADRARAWLREHGTGLHRYGG is encoded by the coding sequence ATGGCCAAGGATACACCGACAGTTCCGCTTCTGGGACAGCGGTCCCTGAGCCTCGAGATCGACGGGACGGCCGTGCCGGTCGCCATCCGGCGCAACCGGCGCGCACGCCGCTTCATCCTGCGCATGGACCCCAAGGGCACGGGCGTCGTCGTGACCATACCGGCGGCGGCCGCCGAGCGCGACGCGCTCGCCTTCGCCATGCGCCAGGCCGGCTGGATCCGAGAGCGGCTCGACCGCAATAGCGGCGCGGTCGCCCTCGCCCACGGCGCGCTCATCCCCTATCGCGGAACTCCCCATCTGATCGTCCACGAGCCCGGCCGCCGCGGAACCGTGCGGCGCGAGGAGGACGCGCTGGACGGTCCCCGCCTCAATGTCGCCGGCGACGGCCGCCACCTCGCGCGCCGGCTGACCGACTGGCTCAAGGCACAGGCACGACAGGACCTGTCGGAGGCCTCGCAGCGCTATGGCGAGGCCATGGGACTGAGATATCGCCGGCTGACCGTGCGCGACCAGACGAGCCGATGGGGATCGTGCTCCTCCACCGGCGCGCTGTCCTATTCCTGGCGGCTGATCCTCGCCCCACCGGATATCCTCGATTATGTAGCCGCCCACGAGGTCGCCCATCTGGCGGAAATGAACCACGGGCCGCGCTTCTGGGCGCTGGTGTATCGCCATTGCTCCCATGCCGACCGCGCGCGCGCCTGGCTGCGCGAGCACGGCACGGGCCTCCACCGCTACGGGGGTTGA
- a CDS encoding multidrug effflux MFS transporter: protein MRLKPGTAGMTVVLALLTSMGPLSTDMYLPSLPGITKALETDTASVQLTLSAFLVGFALGQIVFGPVSDRFGRRPVLIAGLAAFAVATLGCMLARSIELLIAARFGQAVAACAGVVVARAIVRDLYRSEDAARMLSFMGALMGLVPAVAPVIGGLIDTALGWRAVFGTITALGVALTVLVAFALPETLALSNRQPATLAGMAASFRVLLAHRQFRRYVAVVCTCFGGLFAFISGSSFLLQGHYGLNELGFGLFFGAGVLGYIAGTLIGARLTMRVGIAGTIAIGTGALAAGGLAMIALVLFGPETFWALSPMIVYMAGVGLTLPQSMAGAITPFPERAGAASSLMGFAQMAFGAAVGILVGHTVHMGPLPLAVIIAAMGVVSLAITVGARRDGIL, encoded by the coding sequence ATGAGGCTCAAGCCCGGCACTGCAGGCATGACAGTCGTGCTCGCCCTCCTCACCTCCATGGGCCCGCTGTCGACAGACATGTACCTGCCCTCCCTGCCGGGCATCACGAAGGCGCTGGAGACGGATACCGCCTCCGTGCAGCTCACATTGAGCGCGTTCCTCGTCGGCTTCGCGCTCGGCCAGATCGTCTTCGGTCCCGTCTCCGACCGGTTCGGGCGGCGCCCGGTCCTCATTGCCGGGCTTGCCGCCTTCGCGGTGGCGACCCTCGGCTGCATGCTCGCCCGGTCCATCGAGCTCCTGATCGCCGCGCGCTTCGGCCAGGCGGTCGCGGCCTGCGCCGGCGTGGTGGTCGCCCGCGCCATCGTGCGCGACCTCTACCGTTCGGAGGACGCAGCCCGGATGCTGAGCTTCATGGGCGCATTGATGGGGCTCGTGCCCGCCGTCGCGCCGGTGATCGGCGGGCTGATCGACACCGCCTTGGGATGGCGCGCCGTCTTCGGCACCATCACGGCGCTCGGCGTCGCGCTGACCGTGCTCGTCGCCTTCGCCCTGCCGGAAACGCTGGCGCTCTCCAACCGCCAGCCCGCGACGCTCGCCGGCATGGCGGCCTCCTTCCGCGTGCTTCTCGCGCACCGCCAGTTCCGGCGCTATGTGGCGGTGGTGTGCACCTGTTTCGGCGGGCTGTTCGCCTTCATCTCCGGGTCGTCCTTCCTGCTGCAGGGCCATTACGGGCTGAACGAGCTGGGCTTCGGCCTGTTCTTCGGGGCGGGGGTGCTGGGCTATATTGCGGGCACACTCATCGGGGCGCGGCTCACCATGCGCGTGGGCATTGCGGGGACCATAGCCATCGGCACCGGAGCCCTCGCCGCGGGCGGGCTGGCAATGATCGCGCTCGTCCTGTTCGGCCCCGAGACCTTCTGGGCGCTGTCGCCGATGATCGTCTACATGGCCGGCGTCGGGCTGACGCTGCCCCAGAGCATGGCCGGCGCCATCACGCCGTTTCCGGAGCGGGCGGGCGCGGCCTCCTCCCTCATGGGCTTCGCCCAGATGGCCTTCGGTGCCGCGGTCGGCATCCTGGTCGGCCATACGGTTCACATGGGACCGCTGCCGCTCGCCGTCATCATCGCCGCCATGGGGGTCGTCAGCCTGGCTATCACCGTTGGCGCGCGCCGCGACGGCATCCTGTAG
- the gyrB gene encoding DNA topoisomerase (ATP-hydrolyzing) subunit B: MEETTNNQPADYGAESIKVLKGLDAVRKRPGMYIGDTDDGSGLHHMVYEVVDNAIDEALAGYCDHVTVTLNPDGSVTVCDNGRGIPTDIHAGEGVSAAEVIMTQLHAGGKFDQNSYKVSGGLHGVGVSVVNALSSTLTLRVWRNGREHVMGFSHGTPDGPLKEVGDAGDRSGTEITFLPSPETFTMTEFSYATLEHRLRELAFLNSGVHITLTDNRGVEPVELDLFYDGGLTAFVKYLDRAKHPLMPEPITVSAERDGIVVECALWWNDSYHENVLCFTNNIPQRDGGTHLAGFRAALTRIINSYANETGLAKREKVSLTGDDAREGLTCVLSVKVPDPKFSSQTKDKLVSSEVRPVVESLINEQIGFWFEEHPAEAKDIVSKVVEAAAAREAARKARELTRRKGALEIANLPGKLADCQERDPAKSELFIVEGDSAGGSAKQGRNRENQAVLPLRGKILNVERARFDKMLSSEQIGMLITALGTGIGRDDFDISKLRYHKIIIMTDADVDGAHIRTLLLTFFYRQMPEIIENGHLYIAQPPLYKVKRGNSEQYLKDEKALENYLIEGGLNEATLALANGEERGGQDLRAIVNEALDMRHALDALHSRYPRFVVEQAAIAGVLNPERLRDPENAREAAAYIARRLDLLSEETEQGWEGEPTSDGGLTFVREVRGVREVCTIDGKLISSAEAMRLDRKASHLQEIYGRAATLKRKADEITVRGPTQLLEAVFATGRKGISLQRYKGLGEMNPQQLWETTLDANARSLLKVEVRELDQADDLFTKLMGDVVDPRREFIRENALQVANLDV, encoded by the coding sequence ATGGAAGAGACGACCAATAACCAGCCGGCCGATTACGGTGCGGAGTCGATCAAGGTCCTGAAGGGCCTCGATGCGGTGCGCAAGCGCCCGGGCATGTATATCGGCGATACCGACGACGGCTCGGGCCTGCATCACATGGTCTACGAGGTGGTCGACAACGCCATCGACGAGGCGCTCGCGGGCTATTGCGACCATGTGACCGTCACGCTCAATCCGGACGGGTCCGTCACGGTGTGCGACAACGGGCGCGGCATCCCGACCGATATCCACGCGGGCGAGGGGGTCTCGGCGGCAGAGGTCATCATGACCCAGCTCCATGCCGGCGGGAAGTTCGACCAGAATTCCTACAAGGTCTCCGGCGGTCTTCACGGCGTCGGCGTCTCGGTGGTCAACGCGTTGTCCTCCACGCTCACGCTCAGGGTCTGGCGCAATGGCCGCGAGCATGTGATGGGCTTCTCCCACGGCACCCCCGACGGGCCGCTGAAGGAGGTGGGTGACGCGGGTGACCGGTCGGGCACGGAGATCACCTTCCTGCCGAGCCCGGAAACCTTCACCATGACGGAGTTCAGCTACGCCACGCTGGAACACCGCCTGCGCGAGCTCGCCTTCCTGAACTCCGGCGTCCACATCACGCTCACCGACAATCGCGGTGTCGAGCCGGTCGAGCTCGACCTGTTCTACGATGGCGGCCTCACCGCCTTCGTGAAATATCTCGACCGGGCCAAGCACCCGCTCATGCCGGAACCGATCACGGTGTCCGCCGAGCGCGACGGCATCGTGGTGGAGTGCGCCCTGTGGTGGAACGACAGCTACCACGAGAACGTGCTGTGCTTCACCAACAACATTCCCCAGCGCGACGGCGGCACCCATCTCGCCGGCTTTCGCGCGGCGCTGACGCGGATCATCAACTCCTATGCCAATGAAACCGGGCTCGCCAAGCGCGAGAAGGTCTCGCTGACGGGCGACGACGCGCGCGAGGGGCTGACCTGCGTGCTGTCGGTGAAGGTTCCGGATCCGAAATTTTCCTCCCAGACCAAGGACAAGCTGGTCTCGTCGGAAGTCCGCCCCGTGGTGGAGAGCCTGATCAACGAGCAGATCGGCTTCTGGTTCGAGGAGCATCCCGCCGAGGCCAAGGACATCGTCTCCAAGGTGGTGGAGGCCGCCGCCGCACGCGAGGCGGCCCGCAAGGCGCGCGAGCTCACCAGGCGCAAGGGCGCGCTGGAGATCGCCAATCTCCCCGGCAAGCTCGCCGATTGCCAGGAGCGCGACCCCGCCAAGTCGGAACTCTTCATCGTGGAGGGCGATTCCGCCGGCGGCTCGGCCAAGCAGGGGCGCAACCGCGAAAACCAGGCCGTGCTGCCCTTGCGCGGCAAGATCCTCAATGTCGAGCGCGCGCGCTTCGACAAGATGCTGTCGTCGGAGCAGATCGGCATGCTGATCACCGCGCTCGGCACCGGCATCGGGCGCGACGATTTCGACATCTCCAAGCTGCGCTACCACAAGATCATCATCATGACGGACGCCGATGTGGACGGCGCCCATATCCGCACGCTCCTTCTGACCTTCTTCTACCGCCAGATGCCGGAGATCATCGAGAACGGCCATCTCTATATCGCCCAGCCGCCGCTCTACAAGGTCAAGCGCGGCAATTCCGAGCAGTATCTCAAGGACGAGAAGGCGCTGGAGAACTATCTCATCGAGGGTGGGCTCAACGAGGCCACGCTCGCGCTCGCCAATGGCGAGGAGCGCGGCGGCCAGGATCTGCGCGCCATCGTGAACGAGGCGCTCGACATGCGCCACGCCCTCGATGCCCTGCACAGCCGCTATCCGCGCTTCGTGGTGGAACAGGCCGCGATCGCCGGCGTGCTCAATCCGGAACGCCTGCGCGATCCCGAGAACGCCCGCGAGGCGGCCGCCTATATCGCGCGCCGGCTCGACCTCCTGTCGGAGGAGACCGAGCAGGGCTGGGAGGGCGAGCCGACATCCGATGGCGGGCTGACATTCGTGCGCGAGGTGCGCGGCGTGCGCGAGGTGTGCACCATTGACGGCAAGCTGATCTCTTCCGCCGAGGCCATGCGGCTCGACCGCAAGGCGAGCCATCTCCAGGAGATCTACGGGCGCGCCGCCACGCTTAAGCGCAAGGCAGACGAGATCACCGTGCGCGGGCCGACCCAGCTGCTCGAGGCCGTCTTCGCGACCGGCCGCAAAGGCATATCGCTCCAGCGCTATAAGGGGCTTGGCGAGATGAACCCGCAGCAGCTCTGGGAGACCACGCTCGACGCCAATGCGCGCTCGCTCCTGAAGGTGGAGGTGCGTGAGCTCGACCAGGCCGACGACCTGTTCACCAAGCTGATGGGCGATGTGGTCGACCCGCGCCGCGAGTTCATTCGCGAGAATGCCCTGCAGGTCGCCAATCTCGACGTCTGA
- a CDS encoding polyhydroxyalkanoate depolymerase, producing MGRFFWKTPGNPMAETYMGRTIAAGLDLFERVTRRYGKPEFGIETVMVGGERVSVEPRTVWRKPFCNLLHFRKGATPRYGQSRLLIVAPLSGHYATLLRGTVETMLPRHDVYITDWVDARQVPLTEGRFDLDDYIDYVMEMLRFLGPDTHVMAVCQPSVPVLAAVSLMSAEKDPNVPASMVLMGGPIDTRRNPTAVNNLAMERGTDWFRRNVIVKVPPPHPGIMRDVYPGFLQLTGFMTMNLDRHIDAHQQLFWHLVDGDGDSAEKHELFYDEYLSVMDLTAEFYLQTVDQVFVKHALPEGRMTHRGEPIDPSAITKTALMTVEGERDDISGVGQTQASHDLCTNIPDGKRVHYLQPRVGHYGVFNGSRFEADIAPRISDFIRSNPSAS from the coding sequence ATGGGCCGCTTCTTCTGGAAGACGCCGGGCAATCCGATGGCGGAGACCTATATGGGCCGTACCATCGCCGCCGGGCTCGACCTGTTCGAGCGTGTCACCCGGCGCTACGGCAAGCCGGAGTTCGGCATCGAGACCGTCATGGTCGGCGGCGAGCGCGTCTCCGTCGAGCCCCGCACGGTCTGGCGCAAGCCGTTCTGCAACCTCCTGCATTTCCGAAAGGGAGCCACGCCCAGATACGGCCAGTCGCGCCTGCTAATCGTCGCGCCCCTGTCGGGCCATTACGCGACCCTGCTGCGCGGCACGGTGGAAACCATGCTGCCGCGCCACGACGTCTATATCACCGACTGGGTGGATGCCCGTCAGGTGCCGCTGACGGAAGGCCGCTTCGATCTCGACGACTATATCGACTATGTCATGGAGATGCTGCGCTTCCTCGGCCCCGACACCCATGTGATGGCGGTCTGCCAGCCCTCCGTTCCGGTGCTCGCCGCGGTATCGCTGATGTCGGCGGAGAAGGACCCCAACGTCCCCGCCTCCATGGTGCTCATGGGCGGACCCATCGACACCCGGCGCAACCCGACCGCGGTCAACAATCTCGCCATGGAACGGGGAACGGACTGGTTCCGCCGCAACGTGATCGTGAAGGTGCCGCCGCCCCATCCGGGCATCATGCGCGACGTCTATCCGGGCTTCCTGCAGCTCACCGGCTTCATGACCATGAATCTCGACCGCCATATCGACGCCCATCAGCAACTCTTCTGGCATCTGGTGGACGGCGACGGGGATTCCGCGGAGAAGCACGAGCTGTTCTATGACGAATATCTCTCCGTCATGGACCTGACGGCGGAGTTCTATCTCCAGACCGTCGACCAGGTCTTCGTGAAGCACGCCCTGCCGGAGGGCAGGATGACCCATCGCGGCGAGCCGATCGACCCGTCGGCCATCACGAAGACGGCGCTGATGACGGTGGAGGGCGAGCGCGACGACATTTCCGGCGTCGGCCAGACGCAGGCCTCGCACGATCTGTGCACGAACATCCCCGACGGCAAGCGCGTGCACTATCTCCAGCCGCGCGTCGGCCATTACGGGGTATTCAACGGCTCACGCTTCGAGGCCGATATCGCGCCGCGCATTTCCGACTTCATCCGCTCCAACCCGTCCGCCAGCTGA
- a CDS encoding transglycosylase domain-containing protein, with protein sequence MAVFGSRSRKSSRRKERVEPRLTGKPARRAPAGEEADAPRGRKAGARGGKARRAATPSRRGKAGSKRRSPLVRAAYWSVTLGLWGVIAIIAISAYTLLALPDGTLFKIPQREPGIVMLADDGEVMARRGGFLGDDVRLEELPPYVPEAVVATEDHRFYSHFGVDPIGLARAMFANLKAGGVVQGGSTLTQQLAKNLFLEPDRTIKRKLQELVLALWLEVKFTKDEILQLYLNRVYFGGGSYGIEAAAQHYFDRSARELTLAQAATLAGLLRAPARYNPIRHPRAAEDRAYVVLSRMVEEGFITAGQGQSAIDHPAEAVIRDSVPATQYIADWVADLVPQLIGELKESVIVETTVDPRIQSIAERSVRRNLDEEGQKKKVSQAAMVMLDPSGAVKAMVGGRSYKKSQFNRAVQAKRQPGSSFKPFVYLAALEYGFVPEMIIQDEPVRFGDWAPENYNRKNYGPVTIRDALARSLNTVAAKLTMKVGPQAVVDTAHRLGIRSDLDPNASIALGTSEVTLLELTSAYAPFANGGYAVAPHVIRRITTRDGELLYERQGSGLGRVIEPFELGEMNAMLRTAIRDGTGKRAVIDGQDAAGKTGTTQNWRDAWFVGYTAHLVAGVWVGNDDSTPTNRATGSGLPARIWKGAMAPAHEGMPAIPLPGGPVEEAPPRRPREEPGLDIVDFLQNLFGGGSSARASPPDYGRPRFDPAQQR encoded by the coding sequence ATGGCAGTGTTTGGTTCACGCTCTCGCAAATCCTCAAGGCGCAAGGAGCGCGTCGAGCCGCGCCTGACGGGCAAGCCGGCCCGGCGCGCGCCCGCAGGCGAAGAGGCGGACGCACCCCGGGGCCGGAAGGCGGGCGCCCGTGGCGGCAAGGCCCGCCGTGCCGCCACGCCGTCGCGCCGCGGCAAGGCCGGCAGCAAGCGCCGCTCGCCGCTGGTGAGGGCGGCCTACTGGTCGGTCACGCTCGGCCTTTGGGGCGTCATCGCGATCATCGCCATTTCCGCCTATACGTTGCTCGCTCTTCCCGACGGCACGCTGTTCAAGATCCCGCAGCGCGAACCGGGCATCGTCATGCTGGCCGACGACGGCGAGGTCATGGCGCGCCGCGGCGGCTTCCTCGGCGACGATGTCAGGCTAGAGGAACTGCCCCCCTATGTGCCCGAGGCGGTGGTGGCCACGGAGGATCACCGCTTCTATTCGCATTTCGGCGTCGACCCGATCGGGCTTGCGCGCGCCATGTTCGCCAATCTCAAGGCCGGCGGCGTGGTCCAGGGCGGCTCGACGCTCACCCAGCAGCTCGCCAAGAACCTGTTCCTGGAGCCCGACCGCACCATCAAGCGCAAGCTGCAGGAGCTCGTCCTGGCGCTCTGGCTGGAGGTGAAATTCACCAAGGACGAGATCCTCCAGCTCTATCTCAACCGCGTCTATTTCGGCGGCGGGTCCTACGGCATCGAGGCCGCCGCCCAGCACTATTTCGACCGCTCGGCCCGCGAGCTGACGCTCGCCCAGGCGGCGACGCTCGCCGGCCTCCTGCGCGCGCCGGCCCGCTACAATCCGATCCGCCATCCGCGCGCGGCAGAAGACCGCGCCTATGTGGTCCTCAGCCGGATGGTGGAGGAGGGCTTTATCACCGCGGGCCAAGGCCAGAGCGCCATCGACCATCCCGCCGAGGCCGTGATCCGCGACAGCGTGCCGGCCACGCAATATATTGCCGACTGGGTCGCCGATCTCGTGCCGCAGCTCATCGGCGAGCTGAAGGAGAGCGTGATCGTGGAGACCACCGTCGATCCGCGCATCCAGTCGATCGCGGAGCGCTCGGTGCGGCGCAATCTCGACGAGGAGGGCCAGAAGAAGAAGGTCAGCCAGGCCGCCATGGTGATGCTCGACCCGTCCGGTGCGGTGAAGGCAATGGTCGGCGGGCGGTCCTACAAGAAGAGCCAGTTCAACCGGGCCGTCCAGGCGAAGCGCCAGCCCGGCTCGTCGTTCAAGCCCTTCGTCTATCTGGCTGCGCTGGAATATGGCTTCGTGCCCGAAATGATCATCCAGGACGAGCCGGTGCGCTTCGGCGACTGGGCGCCGGAGAACTATAACCGCAAGAATTACGGACCCGTGACGATCCGCGACGCGCTTGCCCGTTCGCTCAATACGGTCGCTGCGAAGCTCACCATGAAGGTCGGACCCCAGGCCGTGGTCGACACCGCCCACCGGCTCGGTATCCGCTCCGATCTCGACCCCAATGCCTCCATTGCGCTCGGCACGTCGGAGGTGACACTGCTCGAGCTCACTTCCGCCTATGCTCCGTTCGCCAATGGCGGCTATGCGGTCGCGCCCCATGTCATCCGCCGGATCACCACGCGCGACGGCGAGCTGCTCTACGAGCGCCAGGGCTCCGGCCTCGGCCGGGTGATCGAGCCCTTCGAGCTCGGCGAGATGAACGCCATGCTGCGCACCGCGATCCGCGACGGCACCGGCAAGCGCGCGGTGATCGACGGCCAGGACGCCGCCGGCAAGACCGGCACGACGCAGAACTGGCGCGATGCCTGGTTCGTCGGATACACGGCCCATCTCGTCGCAGGCGTCTGGGTCGGCAATGACGACAGCACGCCGACCAACAGGGCGACCGGCAGCGGCCTGCCGGCGAGGATCTGGAAGGGCGCGATGGCGCCGGCCCATGAGGGCATGCCGGCGATCCCGCTGCCCGGCGGGCCCGTTGAGGAGGCGCCCCCGCGCCGCCCGCGCGAGGAGCCGGGCCTCGATATCGTCGATTTCCTGCAGAACCTGTTCGGCGGAGGATCCTCGGCGAGAGCCTCGCCACCCGATTACGGACGGCCCCGCTTCGACCCCGCCCAACAGCGCTGA